One part of the Candidatus Polarisedimenticolaceae bacterium genome encodes these proteins:
- a CDS encoding polysaccharide biosynthesis tyrosine autokinase yields the protein MQANRNTLGGTRDAHLRDYWKVIWQGRYTALVIFVAVVGLTFLRVSFTTPIFEASTVLEIKPEARRILPGQEQWVGAEGGGWLAEEKYFNTQLEVLKSRDVAAQTFHRLKLESHPLFKNAPDPVGAFGARLEVRPKVNTRLVTLRMSGTDPAEAREWVNTLADVYVQRNVDQATASFTAIMDEVQKGMDRFRAKLGASDVDRMRTAAEAELFVPENQQDVLRQSLATYNDSLAKLRIELAGIQAEIDNYERAKREGGDVLALPSVSQDAIVQDLAGQRQAAERELRRLEAEKKPGHPEYLGKLGEIERIRQRIDARVDAIVEKLRTRHGLAQRNEQYLLSQIKRTEEQAYEVKQASSTYELQKADAATQRKVYDVVAETLNRLSVGSQLIAMNNNVSILDRATAPRYPVRPRKLLSLGIGGLIGLLLGVAVVLFLDYLDNTVRTPDDIEQYFGLGVLGIIPKYRDKDAVAVREAFQSLRTSILFSSKNREKRLLLLTSAGPQEGKSSTVAAMARAFAASGDRVVVVDCDLRRPTQHQHMGIPREPGLTNYLLDGKDGDYAPYLQSTGLDSLRVLTCGPIPPNPPDLVGSVRFRELMSALKRDFDWVLIDSPPVSTLADSVVLASIADMVAIVIKHNQNDRDLIRRSLNRLRDIPVEVMGAVLNSVDLERSFYGDYYYSGYHYRSEGEEKPRLGRRRTKRVDGPPPPNTKIAL from the coding sequence ATGCAGGCGAACAGGAACACTCTCGGCGGAACGCGCGACGCGCACCTTCGGGACTATTGGAAGGTCATCTGGCAGGGACGCTACACCGCGCTCGTCATCTTCGTCGCGGTCGTGGGGCTCACCTTCCTTCGCGTCTCCTTCACGACACCGATCTTCGAGGCCTCGACGGTCCTCGAGATCAAGCCCGAGGCGCGGCGGATCCTCCCCGGGCAGGAGCAGTGGGTGGGCGCGGAGGGCGGCGGCTGGCTCGCCGAGGAGAAGTACTTCAACACCCAGCTCGAGGTCCTCAAGAGCCGCGACGTCGCCGCGCAGACGTTCCATCGTCTCAAGCTCGAGTCCCATCCGCTGTTCAAGAACGCCCCGGATCCGGTGGGCGCCTTCGGTGCGAGGCTCGAGGTGCGGCCCAAGGTGAATACCCGGCTCGTCACCCTGCGGATGTCCGGCACGGATCCGGCCGAGGCTCGCGAGTGGGTGAACACCCTCGCCGACGTCTACGTTCAACGGAACGTCGATCAGGCGACGGCGAGCTTCACCGCGATCATGGACGAGGTGCAGAAGGGCATGGATCGCTTCCGTGCCAAGCTCGGCGCGTCCGACGTCGATCGCATGCGCACGGCGGCCGAGGCCGAGCTCTTCGTGCCGGAGAACCAGCAGGACGTCCTACGGCAAAGCCTCGCGACCTACAACGACAGCCTCGCGAAGCTGCGGATCGAGCTGGCCGGGATCCAGGCGGAGATCGACAACTACGAACGCGCGAAACGGGAGGGAGGGGACGTCCTCGCCCTTCCCAGCGTCAGCCAGGACGCGATCGTGCAGGACCTGGCCGGCCAGCGGCAGGCCGCGGAGCGGGAGCTCCGGCGCCTCGAGGCCGAGAAGAAGCCCGGGCATCCCGAGTATCTCGGAAAGCTGGGGGAGATCGAGCGGATCCGGCAGCGTATCGACGCCCGGGTCGACGCGATCGTCGAGAAGCTGCGGACGCGTCACGGCCTGGCGCAGCGGAACGAACAGTATCTGCTCAGCCAGATCAAACGTACCGAAGAGCAGGCGTACGAGGTGAAGCAGGCCAGCTCCACGTACGAGCTCCAGAAGGCGGATGCCGCGACCCAACGCAAGGTCTACGACGTCGTCGCGGAGACGCTGAACCGCCTGAGCGTCGGATCGCAGCTGATCGCGATGAACAACAACGTCTCCATCCTCGACCGTGCCACCGCGCCCCGGTATCCGGTCCGCCCCAGGAAGCTGCTGTCGCTGGGCATCGGCGGTCTGATCGGTCTGCTCCTCGGCGTCGCCGTGGTCTTGTTCCTCGACTACCTCGACAACACGGTGCGCACCCCGGACGACATCGAGCAGTACTTCGGCCTCGGCGTGCTCGGGATCATCCCCAAGTACCGCGACAAGGACGCGGTCGCCGTCCGCGAGGCGTTCCAGAGCCTTCGCACGAGCATCCTGTTCTCGAGCAAGAACCGGGAGAAGCGGCTGTTGCTGCTCACCAGCGCCGGCCCGCAGGAAGGGAAGTCGAGCACCGTCGCCGCCATGGCGCGCGCGTTCGCCGCCTCCGGAGACCGGGTGGTGGTGGTCGACTGCGACCTCCGGCGTCCCACGCAGCACCAGCACATGGGGATTCCCCGGGAGCCCGGGCTCACGAACTACCTCCTGGACGGCAAGGACGGAGACTACGCCCCGTACCTGCAGAGCACCGGGCTGGACTCGCTGCGCGTCCTGACCTGCGGCCCGATCCCGCCCAATCCTCCGGACCTCGTCGGTTCGGTGAGGTTCCGCGAGCTGATGAGCGCGCTGAAGCGCGACTTCGACTGGGTCCTGATCGACAGCCCGCCGGTCTCGACGCTCGCCGACAGCGTGGTCCTCGCGTCGATCGCGGACATGGTCGCGATCGTGATCAAGCACAACCAGAACGATCGAGACCTGATCCGGCGCAGCCTGAACCGGCTGCGGGACATCCCGGTGGAGGTCATGGGCGCCGTCCTCAATTCCGTGGACCTCGAGCGTTCGTTCTACGGGGACTACTACTACTCCGGATACCACTACCGCTCCGAGGGGGAGGAGAAGCCGCGGCTCGGCCGGCGCCGCACGAAGCGGGTCGACGGGCCCCCGCCTCCCAACACGAAGATCGCGTTGTAA
- a CDS encoding polysaccharide biosynthesis/export family protein encodes MLCRVTIAATLVWIAVAVGAAAVAADEAPGATVRWESSPNGRSETLVVRFQGAAPHVDAALKAWGLELSFTGVEVAPPLPEGVRVEKDGARTRLRVERGGMTLSGFRVGASEVAFEVAVPPPVAAGSAAYTIGVGDVLSVTVYKNADLSGEFPVTPEGTVAMPLVGPVRAAGMSEAAFSEALARILAEDYLVDPQVSASVKIYQSQFVYVTGAVPRSSRVAVRPGTTLRGVLSEAGVALAQGMTVELRRSSGETSILDPAGLDTVTPKDGDVLTVQEPRYVSVYGEVRRPNRILLTPGMTLLQAIAMAEGLTEWANKKEVRILRKAGTGAEADEVLVNLNKVEDRETADPQLQADDIVIVKRRFL; translated from the coding sequence ATGTTGTGCCGCGTCACGATCGCCGCCACCCTCGTTTGGATCGCCGTCGCCGTCGGCGCCGCCGCCGTCGCGGCGGACGAAGCCCCCGGCGCGACCGTCCGATGGGAATCGTCACCGAACGGGAGGAGCGAAACGCTCGTCGTGCGCTTCCAGGGCGCCGCGCCGCACGTCGACGCCGCGCTGAAGGCCTGGGGGCTGGAGCTGTCGTTCACCGGAGTCGAGGTCGCCCCTCCGCTTCCCGAGGGGGTCCGCGTCGAGAAGGACGGGGCCCGGACGCGGTTGCGCGTCGAGCGCGGCGGAATGACGCTGAGCGGATTCCGGGTCGGTGCGTCGGAGGTCGCGTTCGAGGTCGCCGTTCCCCCTCCCGTCGCGGCGGGCTCCGCCGCCTACACCATCGGCGTCGGCGACGTCCTCTCCGTGACCGTCTACAAGAACGCCGACCTGTCCGGCGAGTTTCCCGTGACCCCGGAGGGGACGGTCGCCATGCCGCTCGTGGGACCGGTTCGCGCCGCGGGCATGAGCGAGGCCGCGTTCTCGGAGGCGCTGGCCCGGATCCTCGCCGAGGATTACCTCGTGGACCCTCAGGTGTCGGCGAGCGTCAAGATCTACCAGAGTCAATTCGTTTACGTGACCGGCGCGGTTCCGCGCTCGAGCCGCGTCGCCGTCCGGCCGGGGACCACCCTTCGCGGCGTCCTTTCCGAGGCGGGTGTGGCGCTGGCCCAGGGGATGACGGTGGAGCTGCGCCGCTCCTCCGGGGAGACTTCGATCCTGGACCCCGCCGGGCTGGACACCGTTACCCCGAAGGACGGCGATGTCCTCACGGTCCAGGAGCCGCGCTACGTCTCCGTGTACGGCGAGGTCCGGCGGCCGAACCGCATCCTGCTCACTCCGGGGATGACCCTGCTCCAGGCGATCGCCATGGCGGAAGGACTGACCGAGTGGGCGAATAAGAAGGAAGTCCGGATCCTCCGCAAGGCGGGAACGGGGGCGGAGGCCGACGAGGTCCTCGTGAACCTCAACAAGGTGGAGGATCGCGAAACGGCCGATCCGCAGCTGCAGGCCGACGACATCGTGATCGTGAAGCGCCGATTCCTGTGA
- a CDS encoding methyltransferase domain-containing protein: protein MIAEGLREGLRRVLDRLCCPACDGAADEAGALCERGAHLECARCGRRFPILSGVPDLRPDAEGSVAAKLDLEAREFYERVYAEQSYGREEQDEHLAPLRELLRTVPPDGLVLELGTGLGALQDVHPAYVGVDLSVEALVRRLRRPAFAADMQHLPLRSGSLDALFTVAVLEHVPRPDLAIAEIARVLRPGGVAYLAPAWNCRPWAAEGLHVRPWRDLDLRQRCLKALIPIRDSLAWRGGFAIPRRLARRAVWHLSSRPTAYRYRPLEANFEVFWDSDSDATAQLDPHETALYFQSRGWTVQNPSGALKAVFHRSAPVVVRKPDSAGDR, encoded by the coding sequence GTGATCGCGGAAGGGCTGCGCGAAGGGCTCCGGCGGGTCCTCGACCGACTCTGCTGCCCCGCGTGCGACGGGGCCGCGGACGAGGCGGGCGCGTTGTGCGAGCGAGGGGCCCACCTCGAGTGCGCGCGATGCGGGCGCCGCTTTCCGATTCTCTCGGGGGTTCCGGACCTGCGCCCCGACGCGGAGGGATCGGTCGCCGCGAAGCTCGACCTCGAGGCACGGGAGTTCTACGAACGCGTCTACGCCGAGCAGTCGTACGGCCGCGAGGAGCAGGACGAACATCTCGCTCCGCTTCGCGAGCTGCTGCGAACCGTCCCGCCGGACGGGCTCGTCCTGGAGCTGGGCACCGGACTGGGGGCGCTCCAGGACGTCCATCCGGCCTACGTCGGCGTGGACCTCTCGGTCGAGGCGCTGGTGCGCCGACTGCGGCGACCGGCGTTCGCGGCGGACATGCAGCACCTGCCCCTTCGCTCCGGGTCGCTCGACGCGTTGTTCACGGTGGCGGTCCTCGAGCACGTCCCCCGGCCCGATCTGGCGATCGCCGAGATCGCGCGGGTCCTTCGCCCCGGTGGCGTCGCGTACCTCGCGCCGGCCTGGAATTGCCGGCCCTGGGCCGCCGAAGGACTCCATGTCCGACCGTGGCGGGACCTCGACCTCCGCCAACGCTGCCTGAAGGCCCTGATCCCGATTCGGGACTCGCTGGCGTGGCGTGGGGGCTTCGCGATCCCCCGGCGGCTCGCGCGCCGCGCCGTCTGGCACCTCAGCTCCCGACCGACCGCGTACCGTTACCGGCCTCTGGAGGCGAACTTCGAGGTGTTCTGGGATTCCGACAGCGACGCGACCGCCCAGCTCGACCCCCACGAGACGGCGCTGTACTTCCAGTCTCGCGGTTGGACGGTCCAGAACCCGTCGGGCGCGCTGAAGGCGGTGTTCCATCGCTCGGCGCCGGTCGTCGTGCGCAAGCCCGACTCGGCCGGGGACCGTTGA
- a CDS encoding SGNH/GDSL hydrolase family protein encodes MSDRPARARPDGLVGRLLRAARTAVAIALSVLALLEIVARLTDPAGISYYAETARYMDTLIRDEPMGYRNRPGLRGRFFGAPVEINALGMRDRELARDPADGEFRVAILGDSFPFGIGVPYEESVPAQMERALAAVAPPGVHVRTLNFGVPSYNTEQELAQFETVVAPLRPRAVALFFALNDIYPRMWVFEKRASRVTNLAQRSYAVALLYVLGRRLRPSQADPGTSMATEYRSDHPRWQAIDRSLTALHAKCRQAGIPFVVFTYDDRQREAMAMVAAVGSREGFPVLPIDPWRDARWKGEDPRAYVNSPVDSHPNREGCVIYGTLAAEGLIRAGVFRDPPAADVP; translated from the coding sequence TTGAGCGACCGGCCGGCTCGCGCGCGCCCCGACGGGCTCGTGGGCCGCCTGCTTCGGGCGGCTCGCACGGCCGTGGCGATCGCCCTGAGCGTCCTGGCCTTGCTCGAGATCGTCGCGAGGCTCACGGATCCCGCGGGGATCTCCTATTACGCGGAGACCGCGCGCTACATGGACACGCTGATCCGGGACGAGCCGATGGGGTACCGGAATCGTCCGGGACTGCGCGGACGTTTCTTCGGCGCGCCCGTCGAGATCAACGCCCTCGGGATGCGCGATCGCGAACTTGCGCGCGACCCGGCCGACGGCGAGTTCCGGGTCGCGATACTCGGGGATTCCTTCCCGTTCGGAATCGGCGTCCCGTACGAGGAGAGCGTCCCCGCGCAGATGGAGCGCGCGCTCGCCGCCGTCGCTCCCCCGGGCGTCCACGTGCGCACGCTGAATTTCGGCGTCCCGTCGTACAACACGGAGCAGGAGCTCGCGCAGTTCGAGACGGTCGTCGCGCCGCTGCGTCCGCGTGCGGTCGCGTTGTTCTTCGCGCTGAACGACATCTACCCGCGGATGTGGGTTTTCGAGAAACGCGCCTCCCGGGTGACGAACCTCGCGCAGCGGAGCTACGCCGTTGCGCTTCTGTACGTGCTGGGGCGCCGGCTGCGTCCATCGCAGGCCGATCCCGGGACCTCCATGGCGACCGAATACAGGTCGGACCATCCGCGATGGCAGGCGATCGATCGCTCGTTGACCGCGCTGCACGCGAAATGCCGCCAAGCGGGGATCCCGTTCGTCGTCTTCACCTACGACGACCGGCAGCGGGAGGCGATGGCGATGGTCGCGGCCGTCGGAAGCCGCGAGGGGTTTCCCGTCCTGCCGATCGATCCCTGGCGGGACGCGCGGTGGAAGGGGGAAGACCCCCGGGCCTACGTCAATTCTCCGGTGGACTCCCACCCGAACCGCGAGGGATGCGTGATCTACGGCACGCTCGCCGCGGAGGGACTGATCCGCGCCGGGGTGTTCCGCGACCCACCGGCCGCCGACGTCCCCTGA
- a CDS encoding MraY family glycosyltransferase, whose amino-acid sequence MALVVAAGILPAVIRFARHVGAVDAPGGRRIHVGEIPRLGGIGIFLGFVGGVGAALLFTGRAQSLGEPTSPFPWVGAGFGASLIFLTGLLDDLFQLSPRTKLLCQIGAALVAVGFGVRVETLAIPFGSTLDLGPWSPAITLAWILVVTNALNLLDGLDGLAGGFSLIVTLTMASVALRLNHFGVVVCAAALTGALVAFLRYNFNPAKIFMGDGGSQFLGFLLAILSIRGSIKEATAVTLLLPLMVLGLPLADLGTTVLRRAVRGGRATPLSLLRRIAHADREHLHHNLIDLGLSPRRAVLSLYLIAATFALAGYLSVGDANLPLAALVLAASVAGIAAIKLAPSLAKGEPSAGPSEGA is encoded by the coding sequence GTGGCGCTGGTCGTCGCCGCGGGGATCCTCCCTGCCGTCATCCGGTTCGCCCGCCACGTCGGCGCCGTCGACGCACCGGGCGGGCGGCGTATCCACGTCGGGGAGATTCCCCGATTGGGCGGCATCGGCATCTTCCTGGGGTTCGTCGGCGGGGTCGGGGCGGCGCTTCTGTTCACGGGGCGCGCGCAGAGTCTCGGGGAGCCGACCTCGCCCTTTCCGTGGGTCGGAGCCGGTTTCGGGGCTTCCCTGATCTTCCTGACCGGACTGCTCGACGATCTGTTCCAGCTCTCTCCGCGGACGAAGCTGCTCTGCCAGATCGGCGCCGCGCTCGTGGCGGTGGGGTTCGGCGTCCGCGTGGAGACGCTGGCGATCCCGTTCGGGAGCACGTTGGATCTGGGGCCCTGGAGCCCGGCCATCACCCTGGCGTGGATCCTCGTCGTCACGAACGCCTTGAACCTGCTGGATGGCCTGGATGGGCTCGCAGGAGGGTTCTCGCTGATCGTGACGCTGACGATGGCCTCGGTCGCCCTGCGACTCAACCACTTCGGCGTCGTCGTTTGCGCCGCGGCCCTGACCGGCGCGCTCGTGGCCTTCCTCCGGTACAACTTCAATCCGGCGAAGATCTTCATGGGGGACGGCGGAAGCCAGTTCCTCGGATTCCTCCTCGCGATCCTGTCGATCCGCGGCTCGATCAAGGAGGCGACCGCCGTCACGCTGCTTCTCCCGCTGATGGTCCTCGGGCTTCCGCTGGCGGATCTGGGGACGACCGTGCTCCGGCGCGCCGTACGGGGCGGACGGGCGACCCCGCTGTCGCTCCTCCGGCGCATCGCACACGCCGACCGCGAGCACCTGCATCACAATCTGATCGACTTGGGCTTGTCCCCGCGCCGGGCCGTGTTGTCGCTGTACCTGATCGCGGCGACCTTCGCGCTCGCCGGGTACCTCTCGGTGGGCGATGCGAACCTGCCGCTTGCGGCGCTGGTGCTGGCGGCCTCCGTCGCCGGCATCGCGGCGATCAAGCTCGCGCCGTCGCTCGCCAAGGGGGAACCGTCCGCCGGTCCATCGGAGGGTGCCTGA